The following proteins come from a genomic window of Streptomyces liliiviolaceus:
- a CDS encoding glycoside hydrolase family 18 protein, translating to MSTHRRMASGRNKAIGGVVAAAVVGGGALMFSGTAQAAGVGAAYTKTSDWSTGYTAQYVVANDSAGAKTDWTLEFDLPSGAELSSLWNAESKVSGRHVTVKPPSWDKDGLAKGESVTVGFVVRGSGDPTGCLVDGAKCSVDDGATPEPTGRPTQTSSPSPEPTKATATPTATPTATATATKSPTATPTPSGTTGGGTAAGAGFAPYVDTSLYPAFDLLAHSAATGVKEYNLAFVTDGGGCTPKWGGVTDLGGDAVAAQIGALRDKGGDVRVSFGGASGSELALNCSSADALAAAYGKAVDAYDLTKVDFDVEGGALPNTAANTRRAQAIAKLQAQHPDLDVSFTLPVMPEGLTQDGVSLLADAKANGVGIDTVNIMAMDYGPAYSDDMGTYAEQAATATQAQIKGVLGLSDSAAWKAVAVTPMIGVNDVASEVFKVEDATQLVAFAESKGLGWLSLWSATRDKQCEGGTKPTADATCSSILQDANAFSKAFAAYK from the coding sequence ATGAGCACGCACCGGCGCATGGCCAGTGGCAGGAACAAGGCGATAGGCGGCGTGGTCGCCGCGGCCGTGGTCGGCGGCGGAGCGCTCATGTTCTCCGGTACGGCCCAGGCGGCGGGCGTCGGCGCCGCCTACACGAAGACCAGCGACTGGTCGACGGGCTACACCGCTCAGTACGTCGTGGCCAACGACAGCGCCGGTGCGAAGACGGACTGGACGCTGGAGTTCGACCTGCCGTCGGGCGCCGAGCTCAGCTCGCTGTGGAACGCCGAGTCCAAGGTGAGCGGCCGGCACGTCACCGTGAAGCCGCCGTCCTGGGACAAGGACGGGCTCGCCAAGGGCGAGTCGGTGACCGTCGGCTTCGTGGTGCGCGGCTCCGGCGACCCGACCGGCTGTCTCGTGGACGGCGCCAAGTGCTCGGTGGACGACGGCGCGACACCGGAGCCCACCGGCCGCCCGACGCAGACCTCGTCCCCGTCGCCGGAACCGACGAAGGCCACCGCGACCCCGACGGCCACGCCGACCGCCACGGCCACCGCGACCAAGAGCCCGACCGCCACCCCCACGCCCTCCGGGACCACCGGCGGCGGCACGGCCGCCGGCGCCGGCTTCGCGCCCTACGTCGACACCTCGCTCTACCCCGCCTTCGACCTGCTCGCCCACTCCGCGGCCACCGGCGTGAAGGAGTACAACCTCGCGTTCGTCACCGACGGCGGGGGCTGCACCCCCAAGTGGGGCGGGGTGACGGACCTCGGCGGTGACGCGGTCGCCGCGCAGATCGGCGCGCTCCGGGACAAGGGCGGTGACGTCCGCGTCTCGTTCGGCGGCGCGTCCGGCTCCGAGCTGGCGCTGAACTGCTCGTCGGCGGACGCCCTCGCGGCGGCGTACGGCAAGGCCGTGGACGCGTACGACCTGACGAAGGTCGACTTCGACGTGGAGGGCGGCGCGCTGCCGAACACCGCGGCCAACACCCGCCGGGCGCAGGCGATCGCGAAGCTGCAGGCCCAGCACCCGGACCTGGACGTCTCGTTCACCCTGCCCGTCATGCCGGAGGGCCTCACCCAGGACGGCGTGAGCCTGCTCGCCGACGCCAAGGCGAACGGCGTCGGCATCGACACGGTCAACATCATGGCGATGGACTACGGACCGGCCTACAGCGACGACATGGGCACCTACGCCGAGCAGGCCGCCACCGCGACCCAGGCGCAGATCAAGGGGGTCCTCGGGCTCTCCGACTCCGCCGCCTGGAAGGCGGTCGCCGTCACCCCGATGATCGGCGTCAACGACGTCGCGTCGGAGGTCTTCAAGGTCGAGGACGCCACCCAGCTCGTGGCCTTCGCCGAGTCGAAGGGGCTCGGCTGGCTCTCCCTGTGGTCCGCCACCCGCGACAAGCAGTGCGAGGGCGGCACCAAGCCCACCGCCGACGCCACCTGCAGCTCGATCCTCCAGGACGCGAACGCCTTCTCGAAGGCCTTCGCCGCCTACAAGTAA
- a CDS encoding GH1 family beta-glucosidase, whose translation MPEPETPVTFPPAFLWGSATSAYQIEGAVREDGRTPSIWDTFSHTPGKTAGGENGDIANDHYHRYRDDVAMMADLGLTAYRFSVSWSRVQPTGRGPAVQRGLDFYRRLVDELLSHGIKPAITLYHWDLPQELEDAGGWPERDTALRFAEYAQIVGEALGDSVEQWITLNEPWCSAFLGYASGVHAPGRTDHEASLRAAHHLNLAHGLGTKALRTAMPARNSIAVSLNSSVVRPLTQDPADLAAVQRIDDLANGVFHGPMLHGAYPETLLAATASVTDWSYVRDGDLALIKQPLDALGLNYYTPTLVSAAPADASGPRADGHGASSSSPWPGADDVAFHQTPGERTEMGWTIDPSGLQDLIMRYTREVPGLPLYITENGAAYDDKPDPDGRVHDPERIAYLHGHLRAVRRAIAEGADVRGYYLWSLMDNFEWAYGYGKRFGAVYVDYATQARTPKSSALWYREAARTGELPPVSPAE comes from the coding sequence ATGCCCGAGCCCGAAACGCCCGTGACCTTCCCGCCCGCCTTCCTCTGGGGCTCCGCGACCTCCGCGTACCAGATCGAGGGGGCGGTGCGGGAGGACGGACGTACGCCCTCGATCTGGGACACCTTCAGCCATACGCCCGGCAAGACGGCGGGCGGCGAGAACGGCGACATCGCCAACGACCACTACCACCGCTACCGCGACGACGTGGCGATGATGGCGGACCTCGGCCTGACCGCGTACCGCTTCTCGGTGTCCTGGTCCCGGGTGCAGCCGACGGGCCGCGGGCCCGCCGTGCAGCGCGGCCTCGACTTCTACCGGCGCCTGGTCGACGAGCTGCTCTCGCACGGCATCAAGCCCGCGATCACCCTCTACCACTGGGACCTCCCCCAGGAGCTGGAGGACGCGGGCGGCTGGCCCGAGCGCGACACCGCGCTGCGCTTCGCCGAGTACGCGCAGATCGTCGGTGAGGCGCTCGGGGACAGCGTCGAGCAGTGGATCACGCTCAACGAGCCCTGGTGCAGCGCGTTCCTCGGGTACGCGTCCGGTGTGCACGCCCCCGGCCGCACCGACCACGAGGCCTCCCTGCGGGCGGCGCACCACCTCAACCTGGCGCACGGTCTGGGCACCAAGGCCCTGCGCACCGCGATGCCCGCCCGCAACTCCATCGCGGTGAGCCTCAACTCCTCGGTGGTCAGGCCGCTCACCCAGGACCCCGCCGATCTGGCGGCTGTCCAGCGGATCGACGACCTGGCCAACGGCGTCTTCCACGGCCCGATGCTGCACGGCGCGTACCCGGAGACCCTGCTCGCGGCGACGGCCTCGGTGACGGACTGGTCGTACGTGCGCGACGGCGATCTCGCCCTGATCAAGCAGCCGTTGGACGCGCTCGGCCTGAACTACTACACGCCGACGCTGGTGTCGGCCGCCCCGGCGGACGCGTCGGGACCGCGCGCGGACGGCCACGGGGCCAGCTCCTCCTCCCCCTGGCCGGGCGCGGACGACGTGGCCTTCCACCAGACGCCCGGTGAGCGCACCGAGATGGGCTGGACGATCGACCCGTCGGGCCTCCAGGACCTGATCATGCGTTACACCCGGGAGGTGCCGGGCCTGCCGCTGTACATCACGGAGAACGGCGCCGCCTACGACGACAAGCCGGACCCGGACGGCCGCGTCCACGACCCGGAGCGCATCGCCTACCTGCACGGACACCTACGCGCGGTCCGCCGCGCGATCGCCGAGGGCGCGGACGTACGCGGCTACTACCTGTGGTCCCTGATGGACAACTTCGAGTGGGCGTACGGCTACGGCAAGCGCTTCGGCGCCGTGTACGTGGACTACGCGACCCAGGCGCGCACCCCGAAGTCGAGCGCCCTGTGGTACCGCGAGGCGGCCCGCACCGGCGAGCTGCCGCCGGTGAGCCCGGCCGAATGA
- a CDS encoding carbohydrate ABC transporter permease, with amino-acid sequence MTTSELTPPQAPMDAAERAARDGSGRRRLMGAGKQMHAGPVTYVVLAVFALVSLAPLLWTVVAASRTNQRLAETPPPLWIGGNLFKNLQSAWEEGGLGTAMVNSTIVAGTITVGTVLFSTLAGFAFAKLRFKFSNVLLLLTIGTMMIPPQLAVVPLYLWMSELGWSNQLQTVILPTLVSAFGTFFMRQYLIQALPSELIEAARVDGASSLRIVWHVVFPAARPAMAVLGLLTFVMAWNDFLWPIIALNQQNPTVQVALNSLGTGYVPDQAVIMAGALLGTLPLLIAFLLFGKQIVGGIMQGAIKG; translated from the coding sequence ATGACCACTAGCGAACTGACGCCCCCTCAGGCGCCGATGGACGCGGCCGAGAGGGCCGCCCGGGACGGCTCCGGGCGCCGCCGGCTGATGGGCGCGGGCAAACAGATGCACGCGGGTCCCGTCACCTACGTCGTCCTGGCGGTCTTCGCGCTCGTCTCGCTGGCGCCGCTGCTGTGGACCGTGGTCGCGGCCTCGCGCACCAACCAGCGGCTCGCCGAGACTCCGCCGCCGCTGTGGATCGGCGGGAACCTCTTCAAGAACCTGCAGAGCGCGTGGGAGGAGGGGGGCCTGGGCACCGCGATGGTCAACAGCACGATCGTCGCCGGAACCATCACCGTCGGTACGGTCCTGTTCTCCACGCTCGCCGGCTTCGCCTTCGCCAAACTGCGGTTCAAGTTCTCGAACGTCCTGCTGCTGCTGACCATCGGCACGATGATGATCCCGCCGCAGCTGGCGGTCGTACCGCTGTATCTGTGGATGAGCGAACTGGGCTGGTCCAACCAGCTGCAGACGGTCATCCTGCCGACCCTGGTCAGCGCCTTCGGTACGTTCTTCATGCGGCAGTACCTGATCCAGGCGCTGCCCAGTGAGCTGATCGAGGCGGCGCGGGTCGACGGCGCGAGCAGTCTGCGCATCGTGTGGCACGTCGTCTTCCCGGCGGCGCGGCCGGCGATGGCCGTGCTCGGACTGCTGACGTTCGTGATGGCCTGGAACGACTTCCTGTGGCCGATCATCGCGCTCAACCAGCAGAACCCCACCGTGCAGGTCGCCCTCAACTCGCTCGGCACGGGCTATGTGCCCGACCAGGCGGTGATCATGGCGGGCGCGCTGCTCGGCACCCTGCCGCTGCTCATCGCCTTCCTGCTGTTCGGCAAGCAGATCGTGGGCGGCATCATGCAGGGCGCGATCAAGGGCTGA
- a CDS encoding carbohydrate ABC transporter permease: MTSSKQALARTAPSADAAPGSQPGAARRAHGRGTPPPGPGSWRSRLYRWDMKASPYAFVAPFFIFFGAFGLIPLLYTAWYSLHNVQLSNLDQQTWVGLDNYKNLMSSDFFWGALQNTFTIGVISTVPQLLMAIGIAHLLNYKLRGSTLWRVVMLTPYATSVAAATLVFVLLYSWDGGMINWLLHFVGVDAINWRESTWGSQFAVSSIVIWRWTGYNALIYLAAMQAIPSDLYESAALDGAGRWQQFRHVTIPMLRPTILFTVVVSTIGATQLFGEPLLFGGVSGSKGGSEHQYQTLGLYMYDQGWIIGNLGKASAIAWTMFLILLIVAAINLLITRRLRKTQ, from the coding sequence GTGACCAGCTCCAAGCAGGCTCTCGCGCGAACCGCGCCGAGCGCCGACGCCGCGCCCGGCTCCCAGCCGGGCGCGGCGCGCCGTGCTCACGGTCGCGGTACACCGCCCCCGGGCCCCGGCTCGTGGCGCAGCCGGCTGTACCGCTGGGACATGAAGGCGTCGCCGTACGCGTTCGTCGCCCCCTTCTTCATCTTCTTCGGTGCCTTCGGGCTCATCCCGCTGCTGTACACGGCCTGGTACTCGCTGCACAACGTGCAGCTGTCCAACCTGGACCAGCAGACCTGGGTCGGCCTGGACAACTACAAGAACCTGATGTCCTCGGACTTCTTCTGGGGAGCGCTGCAGAACACCTTCACCATCGGTGTGATCTCGACCGTGCCGCAGCTGCTCATGGCGATCGGCATCGCGCATCTGCTGAACTACAAGCTGCGGGGCTCGACCCTGTGGCGGGTCGTGATGCTCACCCCGTACGCCACCTCGGTGGCGGCCGCGACCCTGGTGTTCGTCCTGCTCTACTCGTGGGACGGCGGCATGATCAACTGGCTGCTGCACTTCGTCGGGGTGGACGCGATCAACTGGCGTGAGTCCACCTGGGGTTCGCAGTTCGCCGTCTCCTCGATCGTGATCTGGCGGTGGACCGGCTACAACGCGCTGATCTACCTCGCCGCGATGCAGGCGATCCCCTCCGACCTGTACGAGTCGGCGGCCCTGGACGGCGCGGGACGCTGGCAGCAGTTCCGCCATGTGACGATCCCGATGCTGCGGCCCACCATCCTGTTCACCGTGGTCGTCTCCACGATCGGCGCGACGCAGCTGTTCGGCGAACCGCTCCTGTTCGGCGGGGTCAGCGGTTCCAAGGGCGGCTCCGAGCACCAGTACCAGACGCTCGGCCTGTACATGTACGACCAGGGCTGGATCATCGGCAACCTCGGCAAGGCGTCCGCGATCGCCTGGACGATGTTCCTGATCCTGCTGATCGTCGCCGCGATCAACCTGCTGATCACCCGACGGCTGAGGAAGACCCAATGA
- a CDS encoding ABC transporter substrate-binding protein: MRTSTRGSRRLMALAAVAALTTGLLAGCAEDSDDGSSDSDGGSGGGKTTLTIGTFGVFGYKQAGLYDEYMKQNPDITIKENVTTRTDVYWPKTLTRLQAGSGTDDIQAIEVGNVAEAVQTQGDKFVDLGKDVDKSQWLDWKTAQATTKDGKTIGLGTDIGPMAVCYRKDLFKAAGLETDRVKLAEQWKGDWSKYVDVGKDYMKKAPKGTKFVDSAASVYNAALGGESERYYDKDGNVIWDKSAGVEKAWDASMEVATSNMSAKLKQFDKPWDQAFANGGFATVACPAWMLGYIQEKSGDAGKGKWDVAAAPTAANWGGSFIGVPTAGKHQKEAIKLAKWLTAPEQQAKVFGKQASFPSTPSAYASLKPQAATTTFFSDAPITQIFSDSAKTIPTQIFGVKDQPINTAISDIGILQVEQKGKTPDQGWDAATKEIKDVLGQ; encoded by the coding sequence ATGCGCACGAGTACCCGCGGGTCCCGCAGGCTGATGGCCCTCGCGGCCGTGGCCGCGCTGACGACGGGGCTGCTCGCCGGCTGCGCCGAGGACTCGGACGACGGGTCGTCGGACTCGGACGGCGGCAGCGGCGGTGGCAAGACCACGCTGACCATCGGCACTTTCGGGGTCTTCGGCTACAAGCAGGCCGGCCTCTACGACGAGTACATGAAGCAGAACCCCGACATCACGATCAAGGAGAACGTCACCACTCGTACGGACGTGTACTGGCCCAAGACGCTCACCCGTCTGCAGGCCGGTTCCGGTACCGACGACATCCAGGCGATCGAGGTCGGCAACGTCGCCGAGGCCGTCCAGACGCAGGGCGACAAGTTCGTCGACCTCGGCAAGGACGTCGACAAGTCCCAGTGGCTGGACTGGAAGACGGCCCAGGCCACCACCAAGGACGGCAAGACCATCGGGCTCGGCACCGACATCGGCCCGATGGCGGTCTGCTACCGCAAGGACCTCTTCAAGGCGGCGGGCCTGGAGACGGACCGTGTCAAGCTCGCCGAGCAGTGGAAGGGCGACTGGTCGAAGTACGTCGACGTCGGCAAGGACTACATGAAGAAGGCGCCCAAGGGCACCAAGTTCGTGGACTCCGCCGCCTCGGTCTACAACGCGGCGCTCGGTGGCGAGAGCGAGCGGTACTACGACAAGGACGGCAACGTCATCTGGGACAAGTCCGCCGGGGTCGAGAAGGCCTGGGACGCCTCGATGGAGGTGGCCACCAGCAACATGTCGGCGAAGCTGAAGCAGTTCGACAAGCCGTGGGACCAGGCCTTCGCCAACGGCGGCTTCGCGACGGTGGCCTGCCCCGCGTGGATGCTGGGCTACATCCAGGAGAAGTCCGGTGACGCCGGCAAGGGCAAGTGGGACGTGGCGGCGGCGCCCACCGCGGCCAACTGGGGCGGCTCGTTCATCGGTGTGCCCACGGCGGGCAAGCACCAGAAGGAGGCCATCAAGCTGGCGAAGTGGCTGACCGCCCCCGAGCAGCAGGCGAAGGTCTTCGGCAAGCAGGCGAGCTTCCCGTCCACCCCGTCGGCGTACGCGAGCCTGAAGCCGCAGGCCGCCACCACGACGTTCTTCTCGGACGCGCCGATCACGCAGATCTTCTCCGACTCGGCGAAGACCATCCCGACGCAGATCTTCGGCGTCAAGGACCAGCCGATCAACACCGCCATCTCCGACATCGGCATCCTCCAGGTCGAGCAGAAGGGCAAGACGCCCGACCAGGGCTGGGACGCGGCCACCAAGGAGATCAAGGACGTGCTCGGCCAGTGA
- a CDS encoding LacI family DNA-binding transcriptional regulator — MAVHGARSRSGGRPTLEEVAARAGVGRGTVSRVINGSPRVSDATRAAVEAAVAELGYVPNTAARALAANRTDAIALVVPEPETRFFAEPYFSDMLRGVGAALSDTEMQLLLIFAGSDRERARLAQYLAAHRVDGVLLVSVHADDPLPDLLAQLEIPAVISGRRSADEPLPSVDSDNFGGGRFAVEHLLAQGRRTIAHLAGRLDVFGAQRRVDGYRAALRDAGHEVDERLIVPGDFTEEGGRRAMTELLAVCPTLDAVFAGSDVMAAGARQVLREVGRRIPDDVALVGYDDSAIARHMDPPLTSVRQPIEDMGRAMLGLLMDEIADRRPAVSRGLERRQLVLPTELVARHSS; from the coding sequence ATGGCAGTCCACGGAGCGCGGAGCCGGAGCGGCGGGAGGCCGACCCTCGAAGAGGTCGCCGCGCGCGCCGGGGTGGGCCGCGGCACGGTCTCCCGCGTGATCAACGGCTCGCCGCGCGTCAGCGACGCCACCCGGGCGGCCGTGGAGGCGGCGGTCGCGGAACTGGGATACGTGCCGAACACCGCGGCCCGGGCCCTCGCCGCCAACCGCACCGACGCGATCGCCCTGGTCGTCCCCGAGCCCGAGACCCGCTTCTTCGCCGAGCCGTACTTCTCCGACATGCTGCGGGGTGTGGGCGCGGCGCTCTCCGACACCGAGATGCAGCTGCTGCTGATCTTCGCGGGCAGCGACCGGGAGCGGGCCCGGCTGGCCCAGTACCTGGCGGCGCACCGGGTGGACGGGGTCCTGCTGGTCTCGGTCCACGCGGACGACCCGCTGCCCGACCTGCTGGCCCAGCTGGAGATCCCGGCCGTGATCAGCGGTCGCAGGTCGGCGGACGAGCCGCTGCCGTCCGTGGACTCGGACAACTTCGGCGGCGGCCGGTTCGCCGTCGAGCACCTGTTGGCCCAGGGCCGCCGCACCATAGCCCACCTGGCCGGACGCCTCGACGTGTTCGGTGCCCAGCGCCGCGTCGACGGCTACCGTGCCGCGCTGCGCGACGCGGGCCACGAGGTCGACGAACGCCTCATCGTGCCGGGGGACTTCACCGAGGAGGGCGGCCGTCGCGCGATGACGGAACTGCTCGCCGTCTGCCCGACCCTGGACGCGGTCTTCGCCGGTTCCGACGTGATGGCGGCCGGCGCCCGGCAGGTCCTGCGCGAGGTGGGGCGCCGCATACCCGACGACGTGGCCCTCGTCGGCTACGACGACTCGGCGATCGCCCGCCACATGGACCCGCCCCTGACGAGTGTGCGCCAGCCGATCGAGGACATGGGCCGCGCGATGCTCGGCCTGCTGATGGACGAGATCGCGGACCGCCGCCCGGCGGTCTCCCGGGGCCTGGAGCGACGGCAGCTGGTGCTTCCCACGGAGCTGGTGGCACGGCATTCGTCGTGA